Genomic DNA from Pantanalinema sp.:
TGGGTGGTCGCGTCGGACTTCACCGCAACCCCGGTCACGGTGGCGGTGCCGAGGCCGTCCTTCTTGCCCACCAGGGTGAAGGCGCCCACCGGCACGTTGAGCAGCGTGTAGGCGCCGGTCTCGGTGGTGTGGACCTGGTAGGGCAGGCCGGGGATGAAGACCTCGGCGCCGAGCAGGTTCTTGACCTCGCTGCGGCCGGGGGCGGTGACCTTGCCCGTCAGGTGGCCGGTGCGCGCGAGCATCAGGCGCAGGCTCTGGGCGCTCGTACCCACGTTGAGCTGGAGGGCCTTGACGTTGTCGGCGAGCACCGCCTCGATGTTGAGGGAGGAGCCCGCCGCCGCGCTCAGGCGGAAGCGGCCCTGGGCGTCGGTCTTGGCCTCGAGGCCCGCGGCCAAGACCCGGTAGCTCGCGGAGTTGTTGGACACCAGGCCCGCCGAGTTGTTGGACACCAGGTAACCGTGCACCGCCACGTTGGCGGCGGGCTTGCCGTCCAGGCCGAGCACCACCCCCGAGAAGCTCGAGGCGTCGCCGTCCGAGGAGAGGGGCAGCGCGGGGTACGCGGTGCAGCCGACGCCACCGAGGAGGATCAGGACCAGAAGGCCGCTTGCCCGGCCGGGATGTCGCTTCATCGTGGGCACACCTTCGCCGCGTTGAGATATTGCTCGCCTGTTTATCATCATACCCGGGGTCGGGCCTTCCTTCTCTTTTGGCGCGACGGATTCCGGTTTTTGGGGTACATTAGTGAGCGTTCACTAACCTTCTCGAGCGCGACCTTCGACCGCGAGAAACGGAGAGGCTTTCGGGCATGGCTGGCTATCACATCGTCGTCACCGTCAAGCAGGTCCCCGACACCACCGACGTCAAGCTCGACCCCAGGACCGGGGTGCTGGCGCGGGACACGATCAAGGGGATCATCAACCCCGAGGACAAGCACGCCCTGGAGCTGGCGCTTGGCCTCAAGGGCGCAGAGGGCCGGGTCACGGTCCTCTCCATGGGCCCCGAGACGGCAAGGGATGCCCTCAAGGAGGCCCTCGCCATGGGGGCCGATGCGGCCTACCTGGTCAGCGATCCGCAGGCGGCGGGCTCGGATGCGCTCGCGACGGCGCGGGTCCTCAAGGCGGCCCTCGACAAGCTCGAGCCGGCGGACGTGGTCCTGACGGGGCGACGCTCCATCGACGGCTGGACCGGGGCGGTGGCCCCCATGGTCGCCGAGCTGAGCGCTCGGCCCCTGGTCTCGGCGATCCGCTCGGCCACCCTCTCGGACGGCAAGCTCGTCGCCGAGCAGGAGTGGCAGGGCGCCTACCAGCAGGTCGAGAGCCCGCTGCCCGTCGTGGCCTCGGTGACCCGAGAGGCCAAGACCCCGCGCCTCGCGACGGCAATGGGGATCATGAAGGCCGCGAAGAAGCCCCTGACCACCTGGTCCCTGGCGGATCTCGGGGTGGAGGCGCAGGCGGTGGGCCTCTCGGGCGCGCTGACCAAGGTCGTGCGCGTGGCCCGCGTCGGCAAGTAGGAGAACGAGAATGAGCAACGACATGGACAACCCCTGGCTCGCGTGGGCCCAGACCCAGGAGGCAGCCATCGCCGAGGCGGCGAGCGCCGGCGGCACCCTCAACACCGGCAACGAGTACCGCAACATCTGGGTCTACGTCGAGACCGAGGGCGCTCTGGTCTCGCCCGAGACCCGCAAGCTCATGGGCAAGGCCCGCGAGCTGGGCGACCTTCTGGGCGCGCGGGTCCAGGCCGTGGTGCTCTCGGGTGGCGAGGCCCTCGGCAAGGACCTCGTCGGCTACGGGGCCGACACGGTGATGGTCGCCGAGCATCCTTGCCTCGAAGGCTTCCAGCTCGAGGCCTACGCCAAGGCCCTGGGGCAGCTGGTGTCGCAGTACAAGCCCGAGATGTTCCTCTTCCCGGCGAGCCGTGCGACCGAGGACCTCGCCCCTCGCCTGGCCGCGCGCCTGGGAACGGGCTTTCTGGCCGATGCGACGGACCTCGAGCTCGACGACGCCGAGCGCCTCTTGCGCGTGACGCGCCAGACCTTCGGCGAGAAGGTCCTGACGGTATCGGTGATCGCCGAGCGCAAGCCCCAGGTGGTGACGGTGCGCGCAGGCGTCTTCCGGGAGGCGGATTTCGATCGCTTCCGGGGCGGAGAGATCGCGAAGGTCGCGGTCGATCTTTCTCCGGAGGACCGTCTGACGCGGGTCCTGGGAGTGCTCGCACCCGCCTAGCCACCGGGCACTCGGTTTTAGACGACGAAGGAGCCGTAATGCGGCTCCTTCGTTTTTTTGTGCTACTATCGGGTTCTTAATACTTCATCTTGGAATATTCATTCACATGCACCTCTTCTCCGAGGCCCTGATTCTCGTCAGCTTTGCCGTCTGCTTGCTGGAAGGCCTGCTCTTCTTCCACATGGCCCGTCTCCACCAGCGCCCCTACGCGTGGCCTTTCGCGTGGATGTGCGGGGCTGCCGGCCTCTTTCTGGGGTTCTCCTTCGTCGCGCGAGGCGTGGCGCCC
This window encodes:
- a CDS encoding electron transfer flavoprotein subunit beta/FixA family protein, whose protein sequence is MAGYHIVVTVKQVPDTTDVKLDPRTGVLARDTIKGIINPEDKHALELALGLKGAEGRVTVLSMGPETARDALKEALAMGADAAYLVSDPQAAGSDALATARVLKAALDKLEPADVVLTGRRSIDGWTGAVAPMVAELSARPLVSAIRSATLSDGKLVAEQEWQGAYQQVESPLPVVASVTREAKTPRLATAMGIMKAAKKPLTTWSLADLGVEAQAVGLSGALTKVVRVARVGK